A single window of Grus americana isolate bGruAme1 chromosome 10, bGruAme1.mat, whole genome shotgun sequence DNA harbors:
- the ARPP19 gene encoding cAMP-regulated phosphoprotein 19 isoform X2, which yields MSAESSEPASAEEQKEMEDKVISPEKVEEAKLKARYPHLGQKPGGSDFLRKRLQKGVSSLLSTGRNMEHGIRISFTQCFSEVLRSRFDFTK from the exons ATGTCTGCCGAGAGTTCCGAGCCCGCCTCGGCCGAGGAGCAGAAG GAAATGGAGGATAAGGTGATCAGCCCGGAAAAAGTTGAAGAAGCAAAATTGAAAGCAAGATATCCTCATCTGGGCCAGAAGCCAGGAGGCTCAGACTTCTTGAGGAAGAGGCTTCAAAAAGGAGTGAGTTCTTTATTGTCCACAGG CAGAAACATGGAGCATGGGATAAGAATTTCCTTCACACAGTGCTTTTCAGAAGTACTGCGCAGTAGATTTGACTTCACTAAATAA